The following are encoded in a window of Streptomyces sp. 11x1 genomic DNA:
- a CDS encoding nuclear transport factor 2 family protein codes for MAEHPNAALVRKGYDAFTRGDMDTLRSLMAADCTHHVPGSHLLSGDHKGQDSIIGMYQRLFEETGGTFDVTLSHVCVDGRGHAVSVHRYTAERGGKRIEQNGCLVFRIVGEKFTDIDECQEDMDKEADFWS; via the coding sequence ATGGCCGAACACCCGAACGCAGCGCTCGTCCGCAAGGGCTACGACGCCTTCACCCGAGGCGACATGGACACCCTCCGCTCCCTGATGGCCGCGGACTGTACGCACCACGTCCCCGGCAGCCACCTGCTGTCGGGCGACCACAAGGGGCAGGACTCGATCATCGGCATGTACCAGCGCCTCTTCGAGGAGACCGGCGGCACGTTCGACGTCACCCTCAGCCATGTGTGCGTGGACGGCCGGGGCCACGCCGTCTCCGTACACCGCTACACCGCCGAGCGCGGCGGCAAGCGGATCGAGCAGAACGGCTGCCTCGTCTTCCGGATCGTCGGAGAGAAGTTCACGGACATCGACGAGTGCCAGGAGGACATGGACAAGGAGGCGGACTTCTGGTCCTAG
- a CDS encoding DUF5958 family protein, translating to MVLDELAQGLRPTAEDVDWFESLSEDDQRKVMHALVEFCWQARACEDDVPESIARSGIRPTHTPAVMLTKWRFGMAALPAYELTKSSRLLVALFSIADTRRRMRHCADGCGHEWHNLSDPRRGASWVSSCPGCCRGSC from the coding sequence GTGGTCCTGGACGAGCTCGCGCAGGGACTCAGGCCGACGGCCGAGGATGTCGATTGGTTCGAGAGCCTCTCGGAGGATGACCAACGCAAGGTCATGCACGCACTGGTGGAGTTCTGCTGGCAGGCCCGCGCCTGCGAGGACGATGTGCCGGAGAGCATCGCGCGTTCTGGCATTCGTCCCACTCATACGCCGGCGGTGATGCTCACGAAGTGGCGCTTCGGGATGGCGGCGCTACCGGCCTATGAACTCACCAAGTCCTCTCGCCTGCTCGTCGCCCTCTTCAGCATCGCGGACACTCGCAGGCGGATGCGGCATTGCGCCGATGGGTGCGGTCACGAGTGGCACAACCTGTCGGATCCGCGGCGGGGTGCTTCTTGGGTGTCTTCTTGCCCTGGGTGTTGTCGGGGATCTTGTTGA
- a CDS encoding FG-GAP repeat protein — MHRRTYALAAATVATATTAALALTLAPAATAAPSAAAVTSDFNGDGYADLAVGVPDATVNGKARAGYVNLVWGGAKGLGRYGSIRVSQATAEVPGTPEAGDRFGASVLLADLSGDGLAELIVGAPGEDVTGRGADAGTVTVVGGARSGTGPASNALTGTSGNAAYGWSVAAADLTGDGGRDLVVGGRDKVVVRAAVDNGEDLVVTTVLATPMGGRAPVLATGDFTADGTDDLALAYYTIDAPFTQSHVRLWSWDEAERRMANVWNSDNGAASALAVGDFDGDGLDDLALGECREIADENIDDPCGPESYAKGGGIHLLYGDKNSFGLRTQTLNQDTVGVHGVAEDGDRFGASLAVLDWNHDGRDDLVVGAPGEAIGARTAAGAMTFLLSHEGGIVDRFGEATSVPYHQDRPKVPGVAETNDAFGTAVATGDYDKDGTPDTAVGAPGENAKSGGVWVFPKTSVNGSYALTPKNLGLPSPASALSYGRYVSSR; from the coding sequence GTGCACAGACGGACATACGCCCTGGCCGCCGCCACCGTGGCGACCGCCACCACGGCGGCCCTCGCCCTCACCCTGGCGCCGGCCGCCACCGCCGCCCCCTCCGCCGCCGCCGTGACCAGCGATTTCAACGGTGACGGCTACGCGGACCTCGCCGTCGGCGTCCCCGACGCGACCGTGAACGGCAAGGCCAGGGCCGGCTATGTGAACCTCGTCTGGGGCGGGGCCAAGGGCCTGGGCAGGTACGGCAGCATCCGGGTCAGCCAGGCCACCGCCGAGGTCCCCGGCACCCCCGAGGCCGGCGACCGCTTCGGCGCCTCCGTGCTGCTCGCGGACCTGAGCGGCGACGGCCTCGCCGAGCTGATCGTCGGCGCGCCCGGCGAGGACGTCACCGGCCGGGGCGCGGACGCGGGCACGGTCACCGTCGTCGGCGGCGCGCGGAGCGGCACGGGCCCGGCGTCGAACGCCCTCACCGGCACATCGGGGAACGCGGCGTACGGCTGGTCGGTCGCGGCGGCGGACCTGACCGGCGACGGCGGCCGGGACCTCGTGGTCGGCGGCCGGGACAAGGTCGTCGTGCGGGCCGCCGTCGACAACGGCGAGGACCTGGTCGTCACCACCGTCCTCGCCACGCCCATGGGCGGCCGCGCCCCGGTCCTCGCCACCGGCGACTTCACCGCCGACGGCACGGACGACCTCGCCCTCGCCTACTACACGATCGACGCCCCCTTCACCCAGTCCCACGTACGGCTGTGGTCCTGGGACGAGGCCGAGCGCCGCATGGCCAACGTCTGGAACTCCGACAACGGCGCCGCCTCCGCGCTCGCCGTCGGCGACTTCGACGGGGACGGACTGGACGACCTGGCCCTCGGCGAGTGCCGCGAGATCGCCGACGAGAACATCGACGACCCGTGCGGCCCCGAGTCGTACGCCAAGGGCGGCGGCATCCACCTCCTCTACGGCGACAAGAACTCCTTCGGCCTGCGCACCCAGACCCTCAACCAGGACACCGTCGGCGTCCACGGTGTCGCCGAGGACGGCGACCGCTTCGGCGCCTCCCTCGCCGTACTGGACTGGAACCACGACGGCCGCGACGACCTGGTCGTGGGCGCCCCGGGCGAGGCCATCGGCGCCCGCACGGCGGCCGGCGCGATGACGTTCCTGCTGAGCCACGAGGGCGGCATCGTCGACCGCTTCGGCGAGGCCACCTCCGTCCCGTACCACCAGGACCGGCCCAAGGTCCCCGGCGTGGCGGAGACGAACGACGCCTTCGGCACCGCCGTCGCCACCGGCGACTACGACAAGGACGGCACCCCGGACACGGCCGTCGGCGCCCCGGGCGAGAACGCGAAGTCCGGCGGCGTCTGGGTCTTCCCGAAGACCTCGGTCAACGGCTCCTACGCCCTCACTCCGAAGAACCTGGGCCTGCCGTCCCCGGCGTCGGCCCTGTCGTACGGCAGGTACGTCAGCAGCCGTTGA
- a CDS encoding Yip1 family protein, with translation MSQLGRKAGPVGPGPARDRPGPGTFDDVAGFRIGRGRDNGAPQARPHNPPYGQQAPQVGGPSYGYPQTPPGPPYGGGRGGQGGWPQTHGGGRPGGYGPQGNHGGHGGHGGHGGHGGHGGHGGHGNHGEPEYFGDDGGHPQGGPDPYAANNPGHTQMFSVGEDPYQQGDTYRAGNAPAAPLGPRLPWKALLKGIITSPNQTFLVMRDYAVWGPALLVTFLYGLLAVFGFDAAREEAIKATLSAAVPIVLVTGVTMVVSIFVLGVVTHTLARQLGGDGAWQPTVGLSMLIMTLTDAPRLVVAMFAGGDASFVQILGWITWVAAGALLTMMVAKSHDLPWPKALGASAIQLVAILSLIKLGTF, from the coding sequence ATGTCACAGCTCGGCCGCAAAGCCGGGCCGGTTGGTCCCGGCCCGGCACGCGACCGTCCGGGACCAGGTACGTTCGATGACGTGGCTGGATTCAGGATCGGACGCGGCCGGGACAACGGCGCTCCTCAAGCGCGACCGCACAACCCTCCGTACGGACAGCAGGCCCCGCAGGTCGGCGGCCCGTCGTACGGCTACCCCCAGACGCCCCCGGGACCGCCGTACGGCGGCGGGCGCGGCGGTCAGGGCGGCTGGCCCCAGACGCACGGCGGTGGACGCCCCGGCGGCTACGGGCCCCAGGGCAACCACGGAGGCCATGGGGGCCATGGGGGCCATGGGGGCCACGGGGGCCACGGGGGCCATGGCGGGCACGGGAACCACGGCGAGCCGGAGTACTTCGGCGACGACGGCGGGCACCCCCAGGGCGGCCCGGACCCGTACGCGGCCAACAACCCGGGCCACACCCAGATGTTCTCCGTCGGCGAGGACCCGTACCAGCAGGGCGACACCTACCGCGCGGGCAACGCCCCGGCGGCGCCGCTCGGCCCGCGGCTGCCCTGGAAGGCGCTCCTCAAGGGCATCATCACCAGCCCGAACCAGACGTTCCTGGTGATGCGCGACTACGCGGTGTGGGGCCCCGCCCTTCTCGTGACGTTCCTGTACGGCCTGCTGGCCGTCTTCGGCTTCGACGCCGCACGCGAAGAGGCGATCAAGGCGACGCTCTCGGCGGCCGTGCCGATCGTGCTCGTGACCGGCGTGACGATGGTGGTCAGCATCTTCGTCCTGGGCGTGGTCACCCACACCCTCGCCCGGCAGCTCGGCGGCGACGGCGCCTGGCAGCCGACCGTCGGCCTCTCCATGCTGATCATGACCCTCACGGACGCGCCGCGCCTGGTCGTCGCGATGTTCGCGGGCGGCGACGCCTCCTTCGTCCAGATCCTCGGCTGGATCACCTGGGTCGCCGCGGGCGCCCTGCTGACCATGATGGTCGCCAAGTCCCACGACCTCCCGTGGCCGAAGGCCCTGGGCGCCTCGGCGATCCAGCTGGTGGCGATCCTGTCCCTGATCAAGCTGGGCACGTTCTAG